In Streptomyces sp. NBC_00414, a single window of DNA contains:
- a CDS encoding ornithine cyclodeaminase family protein: MSDVLVLDRAQTRAALDPHRVMDAVGQALISVSRGEASAPPRVAARAPGGLLGVMPGYVPGLGLAAKLVSVFADPAGAGRSSHRGIVALFDPEDGRPLALLDAESLTEIRTAAAATHSALALAAPRPGRVAVLGAGAQARAQLNLLALLDPTTPVAVAGRNPERVRAAAALHPAAEPAPSAEAAVRDANVVFCCTGADRPVIRRAWLAPGTHVSSVGGSHGPEVDADTVRDALLFTEWPGAYASAPPAGAHELQDLPEGKVVTLLGSVLSGLHPGRRDETGLTLFKSTGHAALDVAAAHVAHAVAVGAGWGTVVDL; the protein is encoded by the coding sequence ATGAGTGACGTCCTCGTTCTCGACCGCGCCCAGACCCGCGCGGCACTCGACCCGCACCGGGTCATGGACGCCGTGGGACAGGCGCTGATCTCCGTCAGCCGGGGCGAGGCGTCCGCACCACCGCGCGTCGCCGCCCGCGCCCCCGGCGGACTGCTGGGCGTCATGCCCGGTTACGTCCCCGGGCTCGGGCTCGCCGCCAAGCTCGTCTCCGTGTTCGCGGACCCGGCGGGGGCCGGACGGAGCAGCCACCGTGGCATCGTCGCCCTCTTCGACCCCGAGGACGGCCGCCCGCTGGCGCTCCTCGACGCCGAGTCCCTCACCGAGATACGTACGGCGGCGGCAGCCACCCACAGTGCCCTCGCCCTGGCGGCGCCCCGCCCCGGCCGCGTCGCCGTCCTCGGTGCCGGGGCCCAGGCGCGGGCCCAGCTCAACCTGCTCGCGCTCCTCGATCCCACGACGCCCGTCGCCGTCGCCGGGCGGAACCCGGAACGTGTCCGCGCCGCCGCCGCTCTGCACCCCGCGGCCGAGCCGGCGCCGAGCGCCGAAGCGGCCGTACGAGATGCCAACGTGGTGTTCTGCTGCACCGGCGCCGACCGCCCGGTGATCCGCCGCGCCTGGCTCGCTCCCGGCACCCATGTCAGCTCGGTGGGCGGCTCCCACGGTCCCGAGGTGGACGCCGACACCGTCCGGGACGCCCTCCTCTTCACGGAGTGGCCCGGTGCCTACGCCTCCGCACCCCCGGCGGGCGCACACGAGTTGCAGGACCTGCCCGAGGGGAAGGTCGTCACTCTCCTCGGTTCCGTCCTTTCCGGCCTGCACCCCGGCCGCCGGGACGAGACCGGACTGACCCTGTTCAAGTCCACCGGCCACGCCGCCCTGGACGTGGCCGCGGCGCATGTCGCACACGCTGTCGCCGTGGGCGCGGGCTGGGGCACGGTCGTCGACCTGTGA
- a CDS encoding FAD-dependent oxidoreductase, with the protein MTTHVTIIGAGLGGLTLARVLHIHGIPATVYEAEASATARSQGGMLDIHDYNGQLALEAAGLTDEFRSLILEGREAIRVLDPDGTVLFEKADDGTGVRPEVLRGELRQMLLDSLPAGTVRWGHKAGGTRALGEGRHEVTFADGTTVETNLLVGADGAWSRVRPLLSASAPEYIGMSFIETYLFDSDTRHPAAAKAVGGGSLFALTPGKGILAHRESGGTLHTYVMLTRSQEWFAGIDFTDSAATVARVSQEFDGWAPELTALITDGETAPVLRPLNALPVGHRWDRVPGVTLLGDAAHLSVPNGEGANLAMYDGSELGRALAAHPDDVEAALTEYEQAMFTRGAEAAADGTQLHELLYGDKTPHSLIDMFTEPEPTP; encoded by the coding sequence ATGACCACTCACGTCACGATCATCGGCGCCGGACTCGGCGGACTCACCCTGGCCCGCGTCCTGCACATCCACGGCATCCCGGCCACCGTCTACGAGGCGGAGGCGTCGGCGACGGCACGTTCGCAGGGCGGAATGCTCGACATCCACGACTACAACGGCCAGCTCGCCCTGGAGGCGGCCGGCCTGACCGACGAGTTCCGCAGCCTCATCCTGGAGGGCCGGGAGGCGATACGGGTCCTCGATCCGGACGGAACCGTCCTGTTCGAGAAGGCCGACGACGGCACCGGCGTACGCCCCGAGGTGCTGCGCGGCGAACTGCGGCAGATGCTGCTCGACTCGCTTCCGGCCGGCACCGTCCGGTGGGGGCACAAGGCCGGCGGCACCCGTGCCCTCGGCGAGGGGCGCCACGAGGTGACCTTCGCCGACGGCACCACCGTCGAAACGAACCTGCTGGTCGGCGCGGACGGCGCATGGTCCCGGGTCAGGCCGCTGCTCTCCGCCTCGGCACCCGAGTACATCGGCATGTCGTTCATCGAGACCTACCTGTTCGACAGCGACACCCGGCACCCGGCCGCCGCCAAAGCGGTCGGCGGCGGATCGCTGTTCGCGCTCACGCCGGGCAAGGGGATCCTCGCCCACCGGGAGAGCGGCGGCACCCTCCACACCTACGTGATGCTCACCAGGTCGCAGGAGTGGTTCGCGGGCATCGACTTCACCGATTCCGCCGCGACCGTCGCGCGGGTCTCCCAGGAGTTCGACGGCTGGGCGCCGGAGCTCACCGCCCTGATCACCGACGGTGAGACCGCACCGGTCCTGCGCCCCCTCAACGCCCTGCCCGTCGGGCACCGGTGGGACCGGGTGCCGGGGGTGACCCTGCTGGGCGACGCCGCCCACCTCTCCGTCCCGAACGGCGAAGGCGCCAACCTGGCCATGTACGACGGCTCGGAGCTCGGCAGGGCCCTCGCCGCCCACCCCGACGACGTCGAAGCCGCCCTCACCGAGTACGAGCAGGCCATGTTCACGCGCGGCGCCGAAGCCGCCGCCGACGGAACCCAGCTCCACGAACTCCTGTACGGCGACAAGACACCCCACAGCCTGATCGACATGTTCACCGAACCCGAGCCGACGCCGTGA
- a CDS encoding dihydrofolate reductase family protein gives MRITLTEFVTLDGVSQGPGSPDEDTSDGFTRGGWLVPHIDGAFVQRVSDWLDLADGLLLGRRTYEAFARDWPKITDPADPFTGRMNALPKYVVSNTLAEGTWHPTTVLKGDPVRTVAELKTRPGRELQIHGSARLGEALLAAGLIDTLRLVVAPTVLRTGRRLLTGPGTPSGLRLVHHEATPTGLLLLEYATTGQASTGEYQGVTDFLGTPP, from the coding sequence ATGAGGATCACCCTCACCGAGTTCGTCACGCTCGACGGGGTCAGCCAGGGTCCCGGCTCGCCGGACGAGGACACCAGCGACGGGTTCACCCGGGGCGGCTGGCTCGTGCCCCACATCGACGGGGCGTTCGTCCAGCGGGTCTCCGACTGGCTCGACCTCGCCGACGGCCTGCTGCTCGGCCGCCGCACCTACGAGGCGTTCGCCCGCGACTGGCCGAAGATCACCGACCCGGCCGATCCGTTCACCGGGCGGATGAACGCGCTGCCGAAGTACGTCGTGTCGAACACCCTCGCCGAGGGGACCTGGCACCCCACGACCGTGCTCAAGGGCGACCCGGTCCGGACGGTCGCCGAGCTGAAGACGCGACCGGGACGGGAACTCCAGATCCACGGCAGCGCCCGTCTGGGCGAGGCACTGCTCGCGGCGGGCCTGATCGACACGCTCCGTCTCGTCGTCGCGCCCACGGTGCTGCGGACCGGCCGACGACTGCTGACCGGCCCGGGCACCCCGTCCGGCCTCCGACTCGTCCACCACGAAGCGACACCGACCGGCCTGCTGCTCCTCGAATACGCGACAACGGGCCAGGCATCCACGGGCGAGTACCAGGGAGTCACCGACTTCCTCGGCACACCTCCCTGA
- a CDS encoding SRPBCC domain-containing protein: MNPDLDLGLERIIRAPRATVWSAWTDPSRLEKWWLPAPMRCRVDRLEARPGGAFVTRMSEDGSEFVPHLDACFLAVDELHRIVFTNAIDSTWRPANPAPVTMTATITLLDHPDGTDYRMLVRHGDPESRARHDKLGFAEGWGTVAGQLAALAESMAPR, encoded by the coding sequence GTGAATCCCGACCTCGACCTCGGCCTGGAGCGGATCATCCGCGCCCCGCGTGCGACCGTGTGGAGCGCCTGGACCGACCCGTCCCGGCTTGAGAAGTGGTGGCTGCCGGCCCCGATGCGCTGTCGGGTGGACCGTCTGGAAGCGCGGCCCGGCGGGGCGTTCGTGACCCGGATGAGCGAGGACGGCAGCGAGTTCGTCCCCCACCTGGACGCGTGTTTCCTCGCCGTCGACGAACTCCATCGGATCGTGTTCACCAACGCGATCGACAGCACGTGGCGTCCGGCCAATCCCGCCCCGGTCACGATGACCGCCACCATCACGCTGCTCGACCACCCGGACGGCACGGACTACCGGATGCTCGTCCGGCACGGGGACCCGGAGTCCCGTGCTCGTCACGACAAGCTCGGCTTCGCCGAGGGCTGGGGAACGGTCGCCGGTCAGCTGGCCGCGCTCGCCGAGAGCATGGCCCCGCGATGA
- a CDS encoding ArsR/SmtB family transcription factor: MAQYSAQLDGVFVALADPTRRAVVRRLGRGSTSVGELAREFPMTLPSFMKHVRTLEANGLIRTVKSGRVRTCVLNRERLALVDDWLAEQRRIWEERTDRLEQFVTDPEENRQ; encoded by the coding sequence ATGGCACAGTATTCGGCGCAACTGGATGGCGTGTTCGTCGCCCTCGCCGACCCGACGCGGCGCGCCGTGGTCCGGCGTCTCGGCCGCGGCTCAACGAGCGTCGGGGAACTCGCCCGCGAGTTCCCCATGACCCTCCCCTCGTTCATGAAGCACGTGCGGACGCTCGAAGCGAACGGGCTCATCCGCACGGTCAAGTCGGGCCGGGTGCGCACCTGTGTGCTCAACCGCGAGCGGCTCGCTCTCGTCGACGACTGGCTCGCGGAGCAGCGCCGGATATGGGAGGAGCGCACCGACCGCCTCGAACAGTTCGTCACCGACCCGGAGGAGAACAGACAGTGA
- a CDS encoding YihY/virulence factor BrkB family protein: protein MSAEPRPAVTGGGPHVLKPVWRAGRTPAAWGVALRRTPVSMWRDDVSDYAAALTYYAILAVLPSLFVTVIAFSMISPGTAEDFIAHVTAYAPDQSGTQLHNVLTHTLKDGSAAWTLLAGGTVSALWSASSYLAVFRRALHRMHHKADHRSPWHTAPRILLTALALLGLLLVSALLLLLTGPIAETTGHLLGLDAMAAWTWDLLRWPLLLCLVALLVVIVFHTGPVPARRRKHSVPGGILAAGLWLIVSGGFALYASALGTYSRLYGSLAGAVVFLIWLWLSNLALLAGAQFTAELSGLNKSEEPAESRTEGPAEAA, encoded by the coding sequence ATGTCCGCTGAGCCACGGCCCGCCGTCACCGGCGGCGGGCCACACGTGCTGAAGCCGGTATGGCGTGCCGGCCGGACCCCCGCGGCCTGGGGGGTCGCGCTGCGCCGCACACCGGTGTCGATGTGGCGCGACGACGTCTCCGACTACGCGGCCGCCCTCACCTACTACGCGATCCTGGCCGTCCTGCCCTCCCTGTTCGTCACCGTCATCGCCTTCAGCATGATCAGCCCGGGCACCGCCGAGGACTTCATCGCCCACGTCACCGCCTACGCCCCGGACCAGTCGGGCACCCAGCTGCACAACGTGCTGACCCATACGTTGAAGGACGGCTCCGCCGCCTGGACGCTGCTGGCCGGCGGCACCGTGAGTGCCCTGTGGTCCGCGTCCAGCTACCTCGCCGTCTTCCGCCGCGCCCTGCACCGTATGCACCACAAGGCCGACCACCGGTCGCCCTGGCACACGGCCCCGCGCATCCTGCTCACCGCCCTCGCCCTCCTGGGGCTGCTGCTCGTCAGCGCACTCCTCCTGCTGCTGACCGGGCCGATCGCCGAGACCACCGGCCACCTCCTCGGCCTCGACGCGATGGCCGCGTGGACCTGGGACCTGCTGCGCTGGCCCCTCCTGCTGTGCCTCGTGGCGCTGCTCGTCGTCATCGTCTTCCACACCGGACCCGTACCGGCCCGCCGCCGGAAGCACAGCGTCCCCGGCGGCATCCTGGCAGCCGGCCTGTGGCTCATCGTCTCCGGCGGGTTCGCCCTGTACGCCTCAGCACTCGGCACCTACAGCAGGCTCTACGGCTCCCTCGCGGGCGCGGTGGTCTTCCTCATCTGGCTGTGGCTCTCCAACCTCGCCCTGCTCGCCGGTGCGCAGTTCACCGCCGAGCTGAGCGGGCTGAACAAAAGCGAGGAACCGGCCGAGTCGCGGACGGAAGGTCCCGCCGAAGCCGCCTGA
- a CDS encoding DUF6286 domain-containing Asp23/Gls24 family envelope stress response protein — protein sequence MTTAGRRGTTTVSDKAVRKIAERAATEAVPGPGTGAGVQARAVKGSAGVHGRRADVSVDVTLPYPAPLPESVRRLQDHVTARTGQLTGLDITRARVGVTALVPAPAGESSVSLDKPPVDPPAPELPDSRTPLRWWSGRRLPALVLALAATVTCGALAVDLILVHTADRPAAAWRTEALRWLSQHGPGDPTVMACSGAVALLGLLMIVLALAPGHRGLLTVTAPAPHLRAALDRTAVAAMVREAVGETQGIGAVKVRVRRRRATVRAGLAFGDRALALDEARQAARRVLEGCSLRRVPRLRVRVRPEPTWDPGTTVKDGRGAQRTLTAGADNTALEGATP from the coding sequence ATGACCACCGCGGGCCGACGCGGCACCACGACCGTCTCGGACAAGGCGGTCCGCAAGATCGCCGAACGGGCGGCCACCGAGGCCGTGCCCGGCCCGGGGACGGGCGCCGGAGTCCAGGCCCGCGCCGTGAAAGGCTCGGCTGGCGTGCACGGCCGCCGGGCGGACGTGAGTGTCGACGTCACCCTGCCCTACCCGGCTCCCCTCCCGGAGTCGGTGCGCCGACTCCAGGACCATGTCACCGCCCGTACAGGTCAGCTGACGGGCCTGGACATCACCAGAGCCCGTGTCGGTGTCACCGCTCTGGTCCCGGCACCCGCCGGGGAGAGCAGCGTGTCGCTGGACAAGCCTCCGGTGGACCCGCCCGCACCGGAGCTCCCCGACTCACGGACGCCCCTGCGGTGGTGGTCCGGGCGGCGGCTGCCGGCCCTGGTGCTCGCCCTGGCGGCCACCGTGACCTGCGGCGCACTGGCGGTCGACCTGATCCTGGTGCACACCGCCGACCGCCCGGCCGCGGCCTGGCGCACCGAAGCGCTGCGATGGCTCTCGCAGCACGGCCCGGGCGATCCGACCGTCATGGCCTGCTCCGGCGCGGTCGCACTGCTGGGCCTGCTGATGATCGTCCTGGCCCTCGCCCCGGGACATCGCGGACTCCTCACGGTCACCGCGCCCGCTCCGCACCTGCGCGCGGCCCTGGATCGTACGGCGGTCGCCGCGATGGTGAGGGAAGCCGTGGGAGAGACGCAGGGGATCGGCGCCGTGAAGGTGCGGGTGCGCCGCCGCCGTGCCACCGTCCGGGCCGGCCTGGCCTTCGGTGACCGTGCCCTCGCACTCGACGAAGCGCGGCAAGCGGCCCGCCGGGTGCTGGAGGGCTGCAGTCTGCGGCGCGTACCGCGACTGCGCGTCAGAGTCAGGCCCGAGCCCACCTGGGATCCAGGGACGACGGTCAAGGACGGCAGGGGAGCGCAGCGTACGCTCACGGCCGGTGCCGACAACACGGCCCTCGAAGGAGCAACCCCCTGA
- a CDS encoding Asp23/Gls24 family envelope stress response protein, whose amino-acid sequence MTTQTAPTVKDVSVPQGNKTTQSTTALSGGVTGADQPAADRGRTSIADVVVVKVAGIAAREIPGVYDMGGGLSRTIGAVRDRVPGGRPNVGRGVKVEVGERQTAIDLDLVVEYGVPITDVARDVRENVISAVERVTGLDVVEVNVTVNDVHLPEEDGEAPTTDSRVE is encoded by the coding sequence ATGACCACGCAGACCGCACCGACCGTGAAGGACGTATCGGTCCCGCAGGGCAACAAGACGACACAGTCGACGACGGCGTTGTCCGGCGGTGTCACCGGGGCCGACCAGCCGGCCGCGGACCGTGGGCGGACGTCGATCGCCGATGTCGTCGTGGTGAAGGTCGCGGGCATCGCGGCCCGGGAGATCCCGGGGGTGTACGACATGGGCGGCGGCCTGTCCCGCACCATCGGCGCCGTGCGCGACCGGGTGCCGGGCGGCCGGCCGAACGTCGGGCGCGGAGTGAAGGTCGAGGTCGGCGAGCGGCAGACGGCCATCGATCTCGACCTGGTCGTGGAGTACGGCGTCCCCATCACGGACGTGGCGCGCGACGTGCGGGAGAACGTGATCTCCGCGGTCGAGCGCGTCACCGGCCTGGACGTCGTGGAGGTGAACGTCACGGTCAATGACGTGCATCTGCCCGAGGAGGACGGCGAGGCGCCGACGACGGACTCCCGCGTGGAGTGA
- a CDS encoding RNA polymerase sigma factor → MAGARKETAPPDIEGEIDDALLTVRAAEGDEDAFAVLVQRHAPALIRLATRLLGGRAEAEDAVQDAFINAWRRLPEFHNRSSFGTWIYRIVTNRCLNVLRSRKPVAPLEAAGDLAAPEHSASPARIAEARGAVSALGEALDLLSVEQRACWVLRELDGQSYEFIADAVGISQEAVRARVFRARRCLTQAMGAWR, encoded by the coding sequence GTGGCGGGGGCCCGCAAAGAGACCGCACCACCGGACATCGAGGGCGAGATCGACGACGCCCTGCTGACGGTCCGGGCCGCGGAAGGGGACGAGGACGCCTTCGCCGTTCTCGTACAGCGCCATGCCCCGGCACTCATCCGGCTGGCCACGCGCCTGCTCGGTGGGCGGGCGGAAGCGGAGGACGCCGTGCAGGACGCGTTCATCAACGCCTGGAGACGGCTGCCGGAGTTCCACAACCGGTCGTCCTTCGGCACATGGATATACCGGATCGTCACGAACCGCTGCCTGAACGTACTGCGCTCCCGCAAACCGGTGGCGCCGCTGGAGGCCGCGGGTGACCTAGCGGCGCCCGAGCACTCGGCCTCCCCGGCCAGGATCGCCGAGGCGCGCGGCGCGGTGAGTGCGCTGGGCGAAGCTCTGGACCTGCTGTCGGTCGAGCAGCGCGCCTGCTGGGTGCTGCGAGAATTGGACGGTCAGTCCTACGAATTCATCGCGGACGCGGTCGGTATCAGCCAGGAGGCTGTGCGCGCCCGTGTCTTCCGCGCACGACGCTGCCTGACACAAGCAATGGGGGCCTGGCGATGA
- a CDS encoding Asp23/Gls24 family envelope stress response protein yields the protein MTAHTDPPNPTTGSVSDDEQLPCGRLLSRVWDDWEQQTDAPHRQTCPHCRQAVLDLDELESAVRDLRDETADTAAYDATTLTQRVMDVVRLELRPGRPLSLGEPVEDLWIMEAVAARTLRAAAETVSGVRAGSCRLLPLTLPVTDTDTDTDERPVSDTFAGLVEVRLAIHAPAGVSLPELAEEVRGRVREAADHQLGMAIAAVDVRVTDLIDTIDITGGNADSADSADSQEGRT from the coding sequence ATGACCGCTCACACCGACCCGCCCAACCCGACCACCGGCAGCGTCAGCGACGACGAGCAACTGCCGTGCGGCAGACTGCTCTCCCGGGTCTGGGACGACTGGGAACAGCAGACCGACGCCCCGCACCGGCAGACCTGCCCGCACTGCAGGCAGGCCGTGCTCGATCTCGACGAGCTGGAGTCCGCGGTCCGCGACCTGCGTGACGAGACGGCGGACACCGCCGCCTACGACGCGACGACGCTGACACAGCGCGTCATGGACGTCGTGCGCCTCGAACTGCGTCCCGGCCGCCCCCTGTCCCTCGGCGAACCCGTCGAGGACCTGTGGATCATGGAAGCGGTCGCTGCCCGCACGCTGCGTGCGGCGGCCGAGACCGTGTCCGGTGTACGGGCCGGTTCCTGCCGCCTCCTTCCCCTCACCCTCCCGGTCACCGACACCGACACCGACACCGACGAAAGGCCGGTCTCCGACACCTTCGCAGGGCTGGTCGAGGTCCGCCTCGCCATTCACGCTCCGGCCGGTGTCTCGCTGCCGGAGCTCGCCGAAGAGGTTCGCGGACGGGTCCGGGAGGCGGCTGACCACCAGTTGGGCATGGCCATAGCGGCGGTGGACGTCCGTGTCACCGACCTGATCGACACGATCGACATCACGGGCGGCAACGCCGACAGCGCCGACAGCGCCGACAGCCAGGAAGGTCGTACCTGA